A part of Aegilops tauschii subsp. strangulata cultivar AL8/78 chromosome 2, Aet v6.0, whole genome shotgun sequence genomic DNA contains:
- the LOC109775261 gene encoding uncharacterized protein: MPSLAKAAASMDHAVEGAMSTTLLSLLGVTAKSEKGAAAADDKVEWLRSQLIGKDVEFDTPFGRRALTYADQTASGRSLSYIEDYLVKEVLPFYGNTHTEDSHVGSKTTRLVHKAARYIKRCMGAGPGDALLFCGAGTTAAIKRLQEVIGVALPSVEMRDRLSAQLRAEERWVVFVGPYEHHSNLLSWRRSLAEVVEIGVDADGLVDVAALRRALASPVYADRPMLGSFSACSNVTGVMTDTREIARVLHHHGAFACFDFAASGPYVKIDMKSGEIDGYDAVFLSPHKFVGGPGTPGILLMNKSLYRLNSQPPSTCGGGTVAYVNGFNEEDTLYYDDIEEREDAGTPPILQKIRASLAFWVKEYVGYDTMDLRERVFSEVAMKRLAHNPNVRVLGNTSAHRLPIFSFLIYPSVTVTKKPFDDFGEPGCAKPLETMRRKQLPLHGRFVTRLLNDLFGIQARGGCACAGPYGHILLDVDDELSLRIRSAVLEGYSGLKPGWTRLSFSYYLSTEEFKFILSAIEFIATYGHRFLPLYNFDWITGNWTFRKQAVKYHLMREELSLGIEPLKHENEQPKLADKMDKPEVNHKKFQSYLESAKKIALTMPDISNQIASIPKGVDPDLVLFHI, encoded by the exons ATGCCGTCCCTGGCGAAAGCTGCGGCGTCCATGGATCACGCGGTGGAGGGCGCCATGAGCACCACCCTGCTGAGCCTTCTCGGCGTCACGGCCAAGTCGGAGAAGGGCGCGGCGGCAGCGGACGACAAGGTGGAGTGGCTCCGGTCGCAGCTCATCGGCAAGGACGTTGAGTTCGACACGCCGTTCGGGCGCCGCGCGCTGACCTACGCCGACCAGACGGCGTCGGGCCGGAGCCTGAGCTACATCGAGGACTACCTTGTGAAGGAGGTCCTCCCGTTCTACGGGAACACGCACACGGAGGACAGCCACGTCGGGAGCAAGACGACGCGGCTGGTGCACAAGGCGGCGCGCTACATCAAGCGCTGCATGGGCGCCGGCCCCGGCGACGCGCTGCTCTTCTGCGGCGCCGGCACCACGGCGGCCATCAAGCGCCTGCAGGAGGTCATCGGCGTGGCGCTGCCGTCCGTCGAGATGCGCGACCGGCTCTCGGCGCAGCTGCGCGCCGAGGAGCGCTGGGTGGTCTTCGTCGGGCCGTACGAGCACCACTCCAACCTTCTCTCGTGGCGGCGGAGCCTGGCGGAGGTGGTCGAGATCGGCGTCGACGCTGACGGACTCGTGGACGTGGCCGCGCTCCGCCGCGCGCTCGCATCGCCGGTGTACGCGGACCGGCCGATGCTGGGGTCCTTCTCGGCGTGCAGCAACGTCACCGGCGTCATGACGGACACGCGCGAGATCGCCCGCGTTCTGCACCACCACGGCGCGTTCGCGTGCTTCGACTTCGCCGCGAG TGGACCCTATGTCAAAATTGATATGAAGTCTGGTGAAATCGATGGGTACGACGCCGTTTTCTTGAGCCCTCACAAATTTGTCGGGGGGCCTGGCACACCGGGCATCCTTTTGATGAACAAATCACTGTATAGGCTCAATTCTCAGCCTCCCTCGAcgtgcggaggtggcacagtggCCTATGTCAATGGATTCAATGAAGAG GATACATTGTACTACGACGATATCGAGGAGCGGGAGGATGCTGGCACACCGCCGATATTACAAAAGATCCGTGCATCACTTGCATTTTGGGTGAAGGAGTATGTTGGTTATGACACGATGGACCTTCGTGAGCGAGTGTTCTCAGAGGTGGCAATGAAAAGGCTTGCCCATAATCCAAATGTTAGGGTGCTAGGCAACACAAGTGCCCATCGTCTACCAATCTTCTCATTCCTAATCTACCCGTCAGTGACCGTGACGAAGAAGCCATTTGATGATTTTGGTGAGCCTGGTTGTGCTAAACCATTGGAGACGATGAGACGCAAGCAACTACCCCTCCACGGTCGTTTTGTGACTAGGCTTTTGAACGATCTTTTTGGCATCCAGGCGAGGGGAGGTTGTGCTTGTGCAGGTCCCTATGGTCACATCTTGCTTGATGTCGACGACGAGCTCTCACTTCGCATTCGTTCTGCTGTCCTTGAG GGTTACAGTGGACTGAAGCCAGGATGGACCAGATTGAGCTTTAGTTACTACCTCTCCACAGAGGAGTTTAAATTCATCCTTTCAGCCATCGAGTTCATAGCGACATATGGGCACCGCTTCCTCCCTTTGTACAATTTCGACTGGATCACTGGCAACTGGACCTTTCGGAAACAGGCAGTCAAGTACCACCTCATGAGGGAGGAATTGTCTCTTGGAATAGAACCATTGAAGCACGAAAATGAACAGCCAAAGCTTGCAGATAAGATGGACAAGCCTGAGGTCAATCATAAGAAGTTCCAGAGCTACTTAGAGAGTGCCAAGAAAATTGCACTAACCATGCCAGACATTAGTAATCAGATTGCCAGCATTCCAAAAGGGGTAGACCCTGACTTAGTTCTTTTCCATATATAG
- the LOC109775249 gene encoding psbP domain-containing protein 4, chloroplastic isoform X1 — translation MSSLALFSPSSSSSSLFLTKQANPTKGRAPTVVRCSYGPTLSGSHEEEGREGVMVALVGRRNALASAAAACGVSVLGFAGDGLAAAKQGPLAGRIPGLSGPDQNGWKTYRRPDEKSGGHGVGWSPIIPYSFKVPDGWEETPVSIADLGGTEIDLRFGNPKEGRLSVIVAPTRRFADDLDDATIEKIGTPEKVINAFGPEVIGENVEGKVLSTATAEYSGRTYYQFELEPPHIFITATAAGNRLYLFSVTANGLQWKRHYKDLKQIAESFRVV, via the exons ATGAGCAGCTTGGCCCTCTTCTCGCcaagctcctcctcctcctctctgtTCCTCACAAAGCAGGCCAACCCTACCAAGGGGAGGGCGCCTACGGTTGTGAGGTGCAGCTATGGGCCCACCCTGTCAGGATCACATGAAGAGGAGGGGAGAGAGGGGGTGATGGTGGCCTTGGTAGGGAGGAGAAATGCACTGGCCTCTGCAGCAGCAGCTTGTGGAGTTTCGGTGCTTGGCTTTGCAGGCGATGGCCTGGCAGCGGCCAAGCAGGGCCCGCTGGCAGGGAGGATCCCCGGGCTGTCTGGCCCTGATCAGAATG GTTGGAAAACATACCGCAGGCCGGATGAAAAGTCTGGCGGCCACGGAGTCGGCTGGAGCCCGATCATCCCGTACAGCTTCAAAGTTCCTGATGGCTGGGAAGAG ACACCAGTGTCGATTGCTGATCTCGGTGGCACGGAGATCGACCTGCGGTTCGGAAACCCCAAGGAGGGCCGATTATCTGTCATTGTAGCGCCCACTCGTAGGTTTGCAG ATGACCTTGATGATGCAACAATCGAGAAGATCGGCACACCGGAGAAGGTGATCAACGCCTTTGGACCGGAGGTCATCGGCGAGAATGTGGAAGGGAAGGTTCTGTCCACAGCCACAGCTGAGTACTCCGGAAGAACTTACTACCAGTTCGAGCTGGAACCACCTCACATCTTCATCACAGCTACGGCTGCTGGGAATAGGCTCTACCTGTTCAGCGTAACTGCAAACG GGCTGCAATGGAAGAGGCATTACAAGGATCTGAAGCAAATAGCAGAATCATTCCGCGTAGTCTAG
- the LOC109775249 gene encoding psbP domain-containing protein 4, chloroplastic isoform X2: MHWPLQQQLVEFRCLALQAMAWQRPSRARWQGGSPGCLALIRMIGWKTYRRPDEKSGGHGVGWSPIIPYSFKVPDGWEETPVSIADLGGTEIDLRFGNPKEGRLSVIVAPTRRFADDLDDATIEKIGTPEKVINAFGPEVIGENVEGKVLSTATAEYSGRTYYQFELEPPHIFITATAAGNRLYLFSVTANGLQWKRHYKDLKQIAESFRVV; this comes from the exons ATGCACTGGCCTCTGCAGCAGCAGCTTGTGGAGTTTCGGTGCTTGGCTTTGCAGGCGATGGCCTGGCAGCGGCCAAGCAGGGCCCGCTGGCAGGGAGGATCCCCGGGCTGTCTGGCCCTGATCAGAATG ATAGGTTGGAAAACATACCGCAGGCCGGATGAAAAGTCTGGCGGCCACGGAGTCGGCTGGAGCCCGATCATCCCGTACAGCTTCAAAGTTCCTGATGGCTGGGAAGAG ACACCAGTGTCGATTGCTGATCTCGGTGGCACGGAGATCGACCTGCGGTTCGGAAACCCCAAGGAGGGCCGATTATCTGTCATTGTAGCGCCCACTCGTAGGTTTGCAG ATGACCTTGATGATGCAACAATCGAGAAGATCGGCACACCGGAGAAGGTGATCAACGCCTTTGGACCGGAGGTCATCGGCGAGAATGTGGAAGGGAAGGTTCTGTCCACAGCCACAGCTGAGTACTCCGGAAGAACTTACTACCAGTTCGAGCTGGAACCACCTCACATCTTCATCACAGCTACGGCTGCTGGGAATAGGCTCTACCTGTTCAGCGTAACTGCAAACG GGCTGCAATGGAAGAGGCATTACAAGGATCTGAAGCAAATAGCAGAATCATTCCGCGTAGTCTAG
- the LOC109775248 gene encoding O-fucosyltransferase 38, producing the protein MASRRGAPPLPLRLRRLLRSPISRCACFIVALTVLLVVLSLRQIARVDLPRSDLPHQVPNEQLWVSNGYGYHACVTPTHRYIGPIESDRYMTVRSNGGLNQMRTGICDMIAVARLVNATLVIPQLDKRSFWQDTSTFKDIFNEPGFIKALEGDVHIVSDLPESLQSAPRARKHFTSWSGASYYEDVKELWKDHKVVHVPKSDSRLANNGLPIDIQRLRCRCLYQALRFSDPIEDLGKKLVERLKSRGKFIALHLRYEKDMLAFTGCTYGLSESEADELRIMREKTSHWKLKDINSTEQRSGGNCPLTPHEVGMFLRAMGYTKSTWIYIAAGEIYGGDKYISKLRSYFPNLVSKEVLATKEELEKFKNHASQVAALDYIISVESDVFIPSHSGNMARAVEGHRRFLGHRKTLTPDRRGLVELFGLLEKGELTEGPKLSSLVTKMHKYRQGAPRKRYASLPGSKGRTRLRTEESFYENPFPECICLTGKH; encoded by the exons ATGGCGAGCCGCCGCGGAGCGCCTCCGCTGCCCCTCAGGCTCCGGCGGCTCCTCCGGTCGCCGATCTCCCGCTGCGCTTGCTTCATAGTCGCATTAACGGTGCTCCTTGTCGTCCTCTCACTTCGCCAGATCGCCCGCGTCGACCTGCCCCGCTCGGACCTGCCCCACCAG GTGCCGAATGAGCAGCTGTGGGTTTCTAATGGCTACGGTTATCATGCTTGTGTCACACCAACCCACAGATATATTG GTCCAATAGAGTCGGACCGCTATATGACTGTTAGAAGTAATGGAGGACTCAACCAAATGCGAACTGGA ATCTGTGATATGATTGCAGTAGCCCGCTTGGTGAATGCAACACTTGTTATTCCTCAGTTAGACAAGCGATCTTTTTGGCAAGATACCAG TACGTTTAAAGACATCTTCAATGAGCCTGGTTTTATTAAAGCTCTGGAAGGTGATGTCCATATCGTTAGTGACTTGCCTGAAAGTTTGCAATCTGCTCCAAGAGCTCGGAAGCACTTCACTTCATGGTCTGGTGCGAGCTATTACGAGGATGTGAAAGAACTTTGGAAGGATCACAAG GTAGTTCACGTCCCAAAATCTGATTCACGGCTTGCAAACAATGGTCTTCCAATTGATATCCAGAGATTAAGATGCCGCTGTCTTTACCAAGCATTGCGTTTCTCAGATCCAATCGAGGACCTTGGAAAG AAGCTTGTGGAGCGTCTAAAATCACGTGGAAAGTTTATTGCTCTTCATCTACGATATGAAAAAGATATGCTAGCATTCACGGGCTGCACTTATGGTCTGAGTGAATCCGAAGCGGACGAATTGAGAATCATGAG AGAGAAAACAAGCCATTGGAAACTGAAGGACATAAACTCAACTGAACAGAGATCTGGAGGTAATTGTCCATTGACTCCACATGAGGTGGGGATGTTTCTACGTGCGATGGGATATACCAAGTCCACGTGGATCTACATTGCAGCTGGTGAAATTTATGGTGGTGATAAGTATATATCAAAATTGAGATCGTACTTTCCAAACTTGGTTAGCAAG GAAGTGCTGGCAACAAAAGAAGAGCTTGAGAAGTTTAAGAATCATGCTTCTCAAGTTGCAGCACTTGACTACATAATTTCAGTGGAAAGTGATGTGTTTATTCCATCACACTCCGGCAATATGGCAAGAGCTGTTGAGGGCCATCGTAGATTTCTGGGTCATCGCAAGACTTTGACTCCTGATAG GAGAGGATTGGTGGAACTCTTTGGCTTACTTGAAAAAGGAGAACTTACGGAAGGTCCTAAGCTGTCCTCACTTGTTACTAAAATGCATAAATACAG GCAAGGCGCCCCAAGGAAGAGATATGCGTCCTTGCCTGGGAGCAAGGGCAGAACACGACTTAGGACAGAGGAATCCTTTTATGAAAACCCATTCCCGGAGTGCATCTGCCTGACTGGGAAGCATTGA